The Saccharopolyspora gloriosae genome window below encodes:
- a CDS encoding S-(hydroxymethyl)mycothiol dehydrogenase, whose product MTAVRGVVATGRGKPVEVTTIHVPDPGPGEVVVRVQACGVCHTDLHYREGGINDEFPFLLGHEVAGVVDSVGDGVGNVAPGDFVVLNWRAVCGVCRACRRGRPQYCFDTHNAAQSMTLDDGTPLSPALGIGGFAERTLVHSGQCTKVDPAARPAVVGLLGCGVMAGIGAAVNTGGAGPGDSVAVIGCGGVGNGAIAGADMAGARRIIAVDKDPAKLEWAREFGATHTVNAAEADTVEAIRELTGGNGADLVVDAVGVPQTYTQAFYARDLAGTVVLVGVPSPDMRLELPLLDVFARGGSLKSSWYGDCLPERDFPMLAELYQQGRLPLEKFVTEEIALDDVEAAFEKMHRGEVLRSVVTF is encoded by the coding sequence GTGACCGCAGTGCGTGGCGTGGTGGCGACCGGACGAGGCAAGCCCGTCGAGGTCACCACGATTCATGTTCCCGACCCGGGACCGGGCGAGGTCGTCGTGCGCGTGCAGGCGTGCGGGGTCTGCCACACCGACCTGCACTACCGCGAAGGCGGCATCAACGACGAATTCCCGTTCCTGCTCGGCCACGAGGTCGCGGGCGTCGTCGACTCGGTCGGCGACGGCGTGGGCAACGTGGCACCGGGAGATTTCGTCGTGCTGAACTGGCGGGCGGTCTGCGGGGTGTGCCGGGCGTGCCGGCGCGGCCGTCCGCAGTACTGCTTCGACACCCACAACGCGGCGCAGTCGATGACCCTCGACGACGGCACGCCGCTCTCGCCCGCGCTGGGGATCGGTGGCTTCGCCGAGCGCACGCTGGTCCACTCAGGACAGTGCACGAAGGTGGATCCGGCGGCACGGCCCGCGGTGGTCGGGCTGCTGGGCTGCGGTGTCATGGCCGGCATCGGTGCCGCCGTCAACACCGGCGGCGCGGGGCCCGGCGACTCGGTCGCCGTCATCGGGTGCGGCGGCGTCGGCAACGGTGCCATCGCCGGAGCCGACATGGCGGGGGCTCGCAGGATCATCGCGGTGGACAAGGACCCGGCGAAGCTGGAGTGGGCGCGCGAATTCGGCGCCACCCACACCGTCAACGCTGCCGAAGCCGACACGGTCGAGGCCATCCGCGAGTTGACCGGCGGCAACGGCGCGGACCTCGTCGTCGACGCCGTCGGCGTGCCCCAGACCTACACCCAGGCCTTCTACGCGCGCGACCTCGCGGGCACGGTGGTGCTGGTCGGCGTGCCGTCGCCGGACATGCGGCTCGAACTGCCGCTGCTGGACGTGTTCGCGCGCGGCGGATCGCTCAAGTCGAGCTGGTACGGGGATTGCCTGCCGGAGCGGGACTTCCCGATGCTGGCGGAGCTCTACCAGCAGGGCAGGCTGCCGCTGGAGAAGTTCGTCACCGAGGAGATCGCGCTCGACGACGTCGAGGCGGCGTTCGAGAAGATGCACCGCGGCGAGGTCCTGCGCTCGGTGGTCACGTTCTGA
- a CDS encoding NAD(P)-dependent alcohol dehydrogenase: MDDRTMRAVLFDRYGGPEVLYAGRVPRPEPQRGEVLVRVRAFSVNGGELAARAGRVRLLTGRRFPQRIGLDFTGEVAALGTGATGVAVGDRVWGVLPRTGFGSAAEYVAVRADRLGHIPEGVDLVDAAALPVATTAITALRDKAGLRPGERLLVRGAAGGVGNAAVQLGRAWGAEVTGLARAANLDFVRELGAQHAIDHRSAAPRDLGRFDVVLDTAGTDLRAFRGLLVPGGRMVTIAFDLARPAASLGSIAASAVHGRGRVRFFSGNPTRALFDDLAREVAAGNLRPAVDARFPLEETAAAHRALEAGGVRGKYLITVD, from the coding sequence ATGGACGACCGCACGATGAGAGCCGTGCTCTTCGACCGCTACGGCGGCCCCGAAGTGCTGTACGCGGGCCGGGTACCGCGCCCCGAACCGCAGCGCGGCGAAGTGCTCGTGCGGGTGCGCGCGTTCAGCGTCAACGGCGGCGAACTCGCGGCCCGCGCCGGCCGCGTCCGCCTCCTCACCGGGAGGAGGTTCCCGCAGCGCATCGGCCTGGACTTCACCGGTGAAGTCGCCGCGCTCGGCACCGGTGCGACGGGCGTCGCGGTCGGCGACCGGGTCTGGGGCGTGCTGCCGCGCACCGGCTTCGGCAGCGCGGCCGAGTACGTGGCGGTGCGGGCCGACCGGCTCGGCCACATCCCGGAGGGCGTGGACCTGGTGGACGCCGCCGCGCTGCCGGTGGCGACCACGGCCATCACGGCACTGCGCGACAAGGCGGGGCTGCGCCCCGGCGAACGACTGCTCGTCCGCGGTGCGGCGGGCGGCGTCGGCAACGCCGCCGTCCAGCTTGGACGGGCCTGGGGCGCCGAGGTCACGGGCCTGGCGCGCGCGGCCAACCTGGACTTCGTCCGCGAGCTCGGCGCTCAGCACGCCATCGACCACCGCAGCGCCGCACCGCGGGACCTGGGCCGGTTCGACGTGGTCCTCGACACCGCGGGCACGGACCTGCGCGCCTTCCGGGGGCTGCTGGTGCCGGGCGGGCGCATGGTGACCATCGCCTTCGACCTGGCGCGGCCCGCCGCGTCGCTCGGCTCCATCGCCGCCAGCGCCGTGCACGGGCGCGGGCGAGTGCGCTTCTTCAGCGGTAATCCGACGCGGGCGCTGTTCGACGACCTCGCCCGCGAGGTGGCGGCGGGGAACCTGCGTCCCGCCGTGGACGCGCGCTTCCCGCTGGAGGAGACGGCGGCGGCGCACCGGGCGCTGGAAGCCGGGGGAGTGCGCGGCAAGTACCTGATCACCGTCGACTGA
- a CDS encoding MBL fold metallo-hydrolase: protein MAVRIDHGTTTGKFSLDGEVHEVTNNAWVVGDEHECVVIDVPHDLDAIRDLVAGRKVRAVLATHAHDDHVRLAPEFADAVGAPLHLHPHDLPLWRLTHPERMPDDGLADRRQIAVGRAVLQVVHTPGHSPGSVCFYCPDLGTVFTGDTLFAGGPGATGRSFSDFRTITKSIRERLLVLPDRTRVRPGHGESTTIGAVKPHFEEWVARGY from the coding sequence ATGGCCGTTCGCATCGATCACGGTACGACGACGGGGAAGTTCTCCCTCGACGGAGAAGTCCACGAGGTGACCAACAACGCCTGGGTCGTCGGGGACGAGCACGAGTGCGTCGTGATCGACGTTCCGCACGACCTGGACGCGATCCGGGACCTGGTGGCGGGGCGGAAGGTGCGCGCCGTGCTGGCCACCCACGCCCACGACGACCACGTCCGGCTCGCGCCCGAGTTCGCCGACGCCGTCGGCGCCCCGCTGCACCTGCACCCCCACGACCTGCCGCTGTGGCGGTTGACCCACCCGGAGCGGATGCCGGATGACGGGTTGGCGGACCGGCGGCAGATCGCCGTGGGGCGGGCGGTGCTGCAGGTCGTGCACACGCCGGGCCATTCGCCGGGGTCGGTGTGCTTCTACTGCCCCGACCTCGGCACGGTGTTCACCGGGGACACGCTGTTCGCGGGCGGGCCCGGTGCGACCGGGCGGTCCTTCTCCGACTTCAGGACGATCACGAAGTCGATCCGGGAGCGACTGCTGGTGCTGCCGGACCGGACTCGGGTGCGCCCCGGGCACGGCGAGAGCACGACGATCGGCGCCGTCAAACCCCACTTCGAGGAGTGGGTCGCGCGCGGCTACTGA
- a CDS encoding sarcosine oxidase subunit gamma gives MAEPYGDSPLTSRADLLDRHSVPGAVRITEIPFLAQVGLRVDPKGVAAERIGTAIGAMPPNLPGTTVRAGELLALWLGPDEWLLVGREGTAESIQDILFAALGDEHGAVVDLSANRTILEVSGPKAREVLNKGCALDLHPRVFGADRCAQTLLARAGVVLVCRDAEQPSFWLLVRSSFARYVADWLIDASAEYAN, from the coding sequence ATGGCTGAGCCCTACGGCGATTCCCCGTTGACCTCCCGCGCGGACCTGCTGGACCGGCACTCGGTGCCCGGTGCCGTGCGGATCACCGAAATCCCCTTCCTCGCCCAAGTCGGGCTCCGGGTGGACCCCAAGGGGGTCGCGGCCGAACGCATCGGCACCGCGATCGGCGCGATGCCGCCGAACCTGCCGGGCACCACCGTGCGGGCCGGGGAGCTGCTGGCGCTGTGGCTGGGCCCCGACGAGTGGCTGCTGGTGGGCCGCGAGGGGACCGCGGAGTCCATTCAGGACATCCTCTTCGCCGCGCTGGGGGACGAGCACGGAGCGGTGGTGGACCTGTCGGCCAACCGCACGATCCTGGAGGTCTCGGGTCCGAAGGCGCGCGAGGTCCTCAACAAGGGGTGCGCGCTCGACCTGCATCCCCGCGTGTTCGGGGCGGACCGCTGTGCGCAGACCTTGCTGGCACGGGCGGGCGTGGTCCTGGTGTGCCGGGACGCCGAGCAGCCGAGCTTCTGGTTGCTGGTGCGCTCCTCGTTCGCCCGCTACGTCGCCGACTGGCTGATCGACGCGTCAGCCGAATACGCGAACTGA
- a CDS encoding TetR family transcriptional regulator, which produces MAESSRIPDDEGLRADARRNRERILVAARAVFAEHGIEAPMATVARRAGVGVATLYRRFPARDDLVRAAFARQLETCGQALTEAVADPDPWRGFRRLVETACELQREERGFSAAFATAFPGSTADHARRAERELKALIRRAQAAGALRADFHPSDLGVALLAHCGLVAALPHDRAASRRLVAYLLQSFRAEAAREVLPPPSDLPLRNLPLTADRPPARP; this is translated from the coding sequence GTGGCGGAATCTTCTCGGATACCGGACGACGAGGGGCTGCGGGCCGACGCCCGCCGCAACCGGGAACGCATCCTCGTCGCGGCCCGCGCGGTGTTCGCCGAGCACGGGATCGAGGCACCGATGGCGACCGTGGCCCGGCGGGCCGGAGTGGGCGTGGCGACGCTGTACCGCCGCTTCCCCGCTCGCGACGACCTGGTGCGCGCCGCGTTCGCGCGGCAGCTGGAGACCTGCGGGCAGGCGCTCACCGAGGCCGTCGCCGACCCCGACCCCTGGCGGGGCTTCCGGCGGCTGGTCGAGACGGCCTGCGAGCTGCAGCGGGAGGAACGGGGGTTCTCGGCCGCGTTCGCGACCGCCTTCCCCGGCAGCACCGCGGACCACGCGCGCCGCGCCGAACGGGAGCTCAAGGCCCTGATCCGCAGGGCCCAGGCCGCGGGCGCGCTGCGCGCCGACTTCCACCCCTCCGATCTCGGTGTGGCCCTGCTGGCGCACTGCGGCCTGGTCGCCGCCCTGCCGCACGACAGGGCGGCGTCCCGGCGCCTGGTGGCGTACCTGCTCCAGTCCTTCCGCGCCGAAGCGGCGCGGGAAGTCCTGCCACCGCCCAGCGATCTGCCGCTGCGCAACCTCCCGCTCACAGCCGACCGGCCCCCGGCGCGGCCCTGA